In Pseudomonas oryzicola, one DNA window encodes the following:
- a CDS encoding transporter substrate-binding domain-containing protein: MKTFRTLFLASLFCSGALALPTAQADALADISARGVLKVAVPQDFPPFGSVGPDLKPRGLDIDTAQLLADKLGVKLALTPVNSTNRIPFLTTGKVDLVVSSLGKNPERAAVIDFSRPYAPFYLAVFGPADVDIAGIDAVDGKTISVTRGSIEDMELSAVAPKGAVIKRFEDNNSTIAAYLSGQVELIASGSVVMAAIAEKNPAKVPVVKVKLKDSPVYVGVAKNEPALLEKVNATLDAAKADGSLNRNAEKWLKQPLPADL; this comes from the coding sequence ATGAAGACATTCCGCACCCTGTTCCTGGCCAGCCTGTTCTGCAGCGGCGCCCTGGCGCTGCCAACCGCCCAGGCCGATGCGCTGGCCGACATCAGCGCCCGTGGCGTGCTGAAAGTGGCGGTGCCGCAGGACTTCCCGCCCTTCGGCTCGGTCGGCCCCGATCTCAAGCCCCGTGGCCTGGACATCGATACCGCGCAGTTGCTGGCCGACAAGCTTGGCGTGAAGCTGGCACTGACGCCGGTGAACAGCACCAACCGCATCCCGTTCCTCACCACCGGCAAGGTCGACCTGGTGGTCTCGAGCCTGGGCAAGAACCCCGAGCGTGCCGCGGTAATCGACTTCTCGCGCCCCTATGCGCCGTTCTACCTGGCAGTGTTCGGCCCGGCCGACGTGGACATCGCCGGCATCGACGCGGTCGATGGCAAGACCATCAGCGTCACCCGTGGCTCGATCGAAGACATGGAGCTCAGCGCCGTGGCGCCCAAGGGCGCGGTGATCAAGCGCTTCGAAGACAATAACTCGACCATCGCCGCCTACCTCTCCGGCCAGGTCGAACTGATCGCCAGTGGCAGTGTGGTGATGGCGGCCATCGCCGAGAAGAACCCGGCCAAGGTGCCGGTGGTCAAGGTCAAGCTCAAGGACTCGCCGGTCTACGTGGGCGTGGCCAAGAACGAGCCGGCGCTGTTGGAAAAGGTCAACGCCACGCTGGACGCCGCCAAGGCGGACGGCAGCCTGAACCGCAATGCCGAAAAATGGCTGAAGCAACCGCTGCCGGCGGACCTTTGA
- a CDS encoding FadR/GntR family transcriptional regulator: MLDTLPRAVPEQALQGIRKLIDEGAYQPGDALPSQRDLAERLGVSRASLREALSSLSALGLVSVQPGKGVFVQVPPPAAFIWPYAEQVSASDTFQLRYALEGFAAGQAALALTADDIDRLEENVEAMRQELRAGHFEAAAQLDYAFHQLLLQACGNHAMLQVITASQDIFLESQKLPFIRPERAMETWQEHRKILRALSRRSQAAAQKAMQEHIRNAASRTGVVFSV, from the coding sequence ATGCTCGACACCCTTCCCCGCGCCGTCCCCGAACAGGCCCTGCAAGGCATCCGTAAACTGATCGATGAAGGCGCCTATCAGCCCGGCGATGCCCTGCCCTCGCAGCGCGACCTGGCCGAGCGGCTGGGGGTCAGCCGGGCGTCGCTGCGCGAGGCCCTGTCTTCACTCAGCGCCCTGGGCCTGGTCAGCGTGCAGCCGGGCAAGGGCGTGTTCGTGCAGGTACCGCCGCCCGCGGCGTTCATCTGGCCCTACGCCGAACAGGTGTCGGCCAGCGACACCTTCCAGCTGCGCTACGCCCTGGAAGGGTTTGCCGCCGGTCAGGCGGCGCTGGCGCTGACGGCGGACGACATCGACCGCCTTGAGGAAAATGTCGAGGCGATGCGCCAGGAGCTGCGTGCTGGCCACTTCGAAGCCGCTGCCCAGCTGGACTACGCCTTCCACCAGTTGCTGCTGCAGGCCTGTGGCAACCACGCCATGCTGCAGGTAATCACCGCCAGCCAGGACATCTTCCTGGAAAGCCAGAAGCTGCCGTTCATTCGCCCGGAGCGGGCCATGGAGACCTGGCAGGAACACCGCAAGATCCTTCGCGCCCTCAGCCGTCGCTCGCAGGCCGCGGCGCAAAAGGCGATGCAGGAGCACATTCGCAATGCAGCTTCACGCACCGGGGTCGTGTTTTCCGTATAG
- a CDS encoding MFS transporter: MSASHEVSPATLRRVIAASAIGNFVEWFDFAVYGFLATLIASQFFASGDASVALLKTFAVFAVAFALRPLGGIVFGALGDRLGRKRILSLTILLMAGSTTLIGLLPTYASIGLAAPALLTLARCLQGFSAGGEYAGACAYLMEHAPNDKRAFYGSFVPVSTFSAFACAAVIAYGLEAGLSAEAMNAWGWRIPFLIAAPLGLVGLYLRWRMEETPAFREALAQGKAHEHSPLKETLRHHGRAIRNLGAFISLTALSFYMFTTYFATYLQLVGNLTRAQALLVTTVALLFAAVGCPLAGAFSDRVGRRRTIGFTCLWVMLCVFPAYWLASSGSIPGALLGVILLAVGALCSGVVTAALLSESFPTRTRYTASAITYNVAYTLFGGTAPLVATWLIGQTGSSLAPAFYLVVIALVALLGGLALPETSRISLHDEVGGDGARAEARRTA; encoded by the coding sequence ATGTCTGCATCGCATGAGGTATCACCCGCCACCCTGCGCCGGGTGATCGCCGCCTCGGCCATCGGCAATTTCGTGGAATGGTTCGACTTCGCCGTCTATGGCTTTCTCGCTACCCTGATCGCCAGCCAGTTCTTCGCCAGCGGCGACGCCAGCGTGGCCTTGCTGAAAACCTTCGCCGTGTTCGCCGTGGCCTTTGCCCTGCGCCCGCTGGGCGGTATCGTGTTTGGCGCGCTGGGTGACCGCCTGGGGCGCAAGCGCATCCTGTCACTGACCATCCTGCTGATGGCCGGCTCGACGACCCTGATCGGCCTGCTGCCGACCTACGCCAGCATCGGCCTGGCGGCCCCCGCACTGCTGACCTTGGCGCGCTGCCTGCAAGGCTTTTCTGCCGGTGGCGAGTATGCCGGGGCGTGCGCCTACCTGATGGAACATGCGCCCAACGACAAGCGTGCCTTCTATGGCAGTTTCGTGCCGGTATCGACCTTTTCCGCCTTTGCCTGCGCGGCCGTGATTGCCTATGGCCTGGAAGCCGGCCTGTCGGCCGAAGCCATGAATGCCTGGGGCTGGCGCATCCCGTTCCTCATCGCTGCACCTCTGGGGCTGGTTGGCCTGTACCTGCGCTGGCGCATGGAAGAAACCCCGGCGTTCCGCGAAGCCCTCGCCCAAGGCAAGGCGCATGAACATTCGCCGCTCAAGGAAACCCTGCGCCACCATGGCCGGGCGATCCGCAACCTGGGCGCCTTCATCTCGCTCACCGCGCTGTCGTTCTACATGTTCACCACCTACTTCGCCACTTACCTGCAACTGGTCGGCAACCTGACCCGGGCGCAGGCACTGCTGGTGACCACTGTGGCCTTGCTGTTCGCTGCTGTGGGCTGTCCGTTGGCCGGGGCGTTCTCGGACCGCGTCGGGCGGCGCAGGACCATCGGCTTCACCTGCCTGTGGGTGATGCTGTGCGTGTTCCCGGCATACTGGCTGGCCAGCTCCGGTTCGATACCGGGCGCACTGCTGGGGGTAATCCTGCTGGCGGTCGGGGCGTTGTGCAGTGGCGTGGTGACCGCGGCATTGCTGTCGGAAAGCTTCCCTACCCGTACCCGCTATACCGCTTCGGCGATTACCTACAACGTGGCCTATACGCTGTTTGGCGGTACCGCACCGCTGGTGGCGACCTGGCTGATCGGGCAGACCGGCAGCAGCCTGGCTCCGGCGTTCTACCTGGTGGTGATTGCGCTGGTGGCATTGCTGGGTGGGTTGGCGCTGCCGGAGACTTCACGGATTTCGTTGCATGATGAGGTGGGAGGCGACGGCGCGAGGGCTGAGGCTCGTCGTACGGCCTGA
- a CDS encoding efflux RND transporter permease subunit, whose translation MFERLIQFAIEQRLVVMLAVVLMAAVGIHSYQKLPIDAVPDITNVQVQINTAAPGFSPLETEQRITFAIETAMAGLPGLRQTRSLSRSGLSQVTVIFDDGTDLFFARQLVNERLQVAREQLPDGIEAGMGPISTGLGEIFLWTVEAEPGALKEDGTPYTLTDLRVIQDWIIKPQLRNVPGVAEVNSIGGHAKQYLIAPEPKRLAAYKLTLNDLVTALERNNANVGAGYIERNGEQLLIRAPGQVASTEDIANIVISTVDGSPIRVSHVAQVGLGQELRSGAATENGREVVLGTVFMLIGENSRSVSQAVAAKLVEINRNLPKGVVAVTVYDRTNLVEKAIATVKKNLVEGAILVIAVLFLFLGNIRAALITAMVIPLSMLFTFTGMFANKVSANLMSLGALDFGIIVDGAVVIVENAIRRLAHAQHRHGRMLTRAERFHEVFAAAREARRPLIYGQLIIMVVYLPIFALTGVEGKMFHPMAFTVVTALLGAMVLSVTFVPAAIALFVTGKVKEEEGLLMRTARQRYAPLLAWVLGRRKLAFAVAASLVLLSGLLASRMGSEFVPSLSEGDFALQALRVPGTSLSQSVAMQQRLEQAIIAQVPEVQRVFARTGTAEIASDPMPPNISDAYVMLRPRAQWQDPGKPREQLIAEVQRAAASVPGSNHELSQPIQLRFNELISGVRSDVAVKLYGDDMDVLNRTAGQIARRLQGVPGASEVKVEQTTGLPVLTIDIDRDKAARHGLNVGEVQDAIAIAVGGRTAGTLYEGDRRFDMVVRLSEPLRTDVDGLASLLIPVPASAAADTGQIGFIPLSQVATLNLQLGPNQVSREDGKRVVVVSANVRGRDLGSFVKEAEQTLLEQVQIPPGYWTRWGGQFEQLQSAAARLQVVVPVALLLVMALLLMMFNNLRDGLLVFTGIPFALTGGVLALWVRDIPLSISAGVGFIALSGVAVLNGLVMIAFVRSLREQGRTLRVAVEEGALTRLRPVLMTALVASLGFIPMALASGTGAEVQRPLATVVIGGILSSTALTLLVLPALYQWAYRREEGQEG comes from the coding sequence ATGTTCGAACGCCTGATCCAATTCGCCATCGAGCAGCGCCTGGTGGTGATGCTGGCTGTGGTCCTGATGGCCGCGGTGGGTATCCATAGTTACCAGAAACTGCCGATCGATGCTGTACCGGACATCACCAACGTCCAGGTGCAGATCAACACCGCCGCGCCCGGTTTTTCGCCGCTGGAGACCGAGCAGCGCATCACCTTTGCCATCGAGACCGCCATGGCCGGCCTGCCCGGGCTCAGGCAGACCCGCTCGCTGTCGCGCTCGGGACTGTCGCAGGTAACGGTCATTTTCGACGACGGCACCGACCTGTTCTTCGCCCGGCAATTGGTCAACGAGCGCCTGCAGGTGGCCCGCGAGCAGCTGCCCGACGGTATCGAAGCGGGCATGGGGCCGATTTCCACTGGGCTGGGTGAGATCTTCCTGTGGACGGTGGAAGCCGAGCCGGGCGCCCTGAAGGAGGACGGCACGCCCTACACCCTCACCGACCTGCGGGTGATCCAGGACTGGATCATCAAGCCACAGTTGCGCAATGTACCGGGGGTAGCCGAGGTGAACAGCATCGGTGGCCATGCCAAGCAATACCTGATCGCACCGGAGCCCAAGCGCCTGGCGGCGTACAAGCTCACCCTCAACGACCTGGTCACGGCGCTGGAGCGTAACAACGCCAACGTTGGCGCCGGTTATATCGAGCGTAACGGCGAACAGTTGCTGATCCGCGCGCCGGGGCAGGTGGCGTCGACCGAGGACATCGCCAACATCGTCATCTCCACTGTCGACGGTAGCCCGATCCGGGTCAGCCACGTTGCCCAGGTGGGCCTGGGGCAAGAGTTGCGCTCGGGTGCGGCTACCGAAAACGGTCGGGAAGTGGTGCTGGGCACCGTGTTCATGCTGATTGGCGAGAACAGCCGTTCGGTGTCCCAGGCGGTCGCCGCCAAGCTGGTGGAAATCAACCGCAACCTGCCCAAGGGCGTGGTTGCCGTGACGGTGTACGACCGCACCAACCTGGTGGAAAAAGCCATTGCCACGGTGAAGAAAAACCTGGTCGAAGGCGCCATCCTGGTCATCGCCGTGTTGTTCCTGTTTCTGGGCAACATCCGCGCTGCGCTGATCACTGCCATGGTCATCCCGTTGTCGATGCTGTTCACGTTCACCGGTATGTTCGCCAACAAGGTCAGCGCCAACCTGATGAGTCTTGGCGCGCTGGACTTCGGCATCATCGTCGACGGCGCGGTGGTGATCGTGGAAAACGCCATCCGCCGCCTGGCCCATGCCCAGCATCGCCATGGCCGCATGCTGACTCGCGCCGAGCGCTTCCATGAGGTGTTTGCCGCGGCACGCGAGGCACGCCGACCGCTGATCTACGGGCAGCTGATCATCATGGTGGTGTACCTGCCGATCTTTGCCCTGACCGGGGTGGAAGGCAAGATGTTCCATCCCATGGCTTTCACCGTGGTCACGGCCCTGCTGGGCGCGATGGTCCTCTCGGTCACCTTCGTACCGGCGGCCATCGCCCTGTTCGTCACTGGCAAGGTCAAGGAAGAAGAAGGCTTGCTGATGCGCACGGCGCGTCAGCGCTATGCGCCGCTGCTGGCCTGGGTACTGGGCCGGCGCAAGCTGGCGTTTGCCGTCGCTGCCAGCCTGGTACTGTTGTCCGGACTGCTGGCCAGCCGCATGGGCAGCGAGTTCGTCCCCAGCCTCAGCGAGGGCGACTTCGCCCTGCAGGCCTTGCGCGTGCCGGGCACCAGCCTGTCGCAGTCGGTGGCCATGCAGCAGCGCCTGGAGCAGGCAATCATCGCCCAGGTGCCGGAAGTGCAGCGGGTGTTCGCCCGTACCGGCACCGCCGAGATTGCCTCCGACCCGATGCCGCCCAACATCTCCGACGCCTATGTGATGTTGCGCCCGCGCGCGCAATGGCAAGACCCGGGCAAGCCGCGAGAGCAACTGATTGCCGAGGTGCAGCGCGCCGCGGCCAGCGTGCCGGGTAGCAACCACGAGCTGTCGCAGCCCATCCAGTTGCGTTTCAACGAGCTGATATCCGGGGTGCGCAGCGATGTGGCGGTGAAGCTGTACGGCGATGACATGGACGTGCTCAACCGCACTGCCGGGCAAATCGCCAGGCGCTTGCAGGGCGTACCGGGCGCCTCCGAGGTGAAGGTCGAGCAGACCACCGGCCTGCCGGTGCTGACCATCGACATCGACCGCGACAAGGCGGCCCGGCATGGCCTCAACGTCGGTGAGGTGCAGGACGCCATCGCCATCGCCGTGGGGGGGCGCACGGCCGGTACGTTGTATGAAGGTGACCGCCGTTTCGACATGGTGGTGCGCCTGTCGGAACCCTTGCGCACGGATGTCGACGGGCTGGCCAGCCTGTTGATTCCGGTACCTGCCAGTGCGGCGGCGGATACCGGGCAGATCGGCTTCATCCCGTTGTCGCAGGTGGCCACGCTGAACCTGCAACTGGGGCCGAACCAGGTCAGCCGCGAGGACGGCAAGCGGGTGGTGGTGGTCAGTGCCAATGTGCGTGGCCGTGACCTGGGCTCGTTCGTCAAGGAGGCTGAACAGACGCTGCTCGAGCAGGTGCAGATTCCGCCGGGTTACTGGACACGCTGGGGTGGCCAGTTCGAGCAACTGCAATCGGCGGCTGCGCGCCTGCAGGTGGTGGTGCCGGTGGCCTTGCTGCTGGTCATGGCCCTGTTGCTGATGATGTTCAACAACCTCAGGGATGGCCTGCTGGTGTTCACCGGCATCCCCTTCGCCCTCACTGGCGGGGTGCTGGCGCTGTGGGTGCGGGACATCCCGCTGTCGATTTCCGCGGGCGTCGGCTTCATTGCCTTATCGGGGGTGGCGGTGCTCAACGGGCTGGTGATGATCGCCTTTGTGCGAAGCCTGCGTGAACAAGGGCGCACGCTGCGGGTGGCGGTCGAGGAGGGCGCGCTGACGCGCTTGCGGCCGGTGCTGATGACGGCACTGGTGGCGTCGCTGGGGTTCATTCCGATGGCCTTGGCCAGCGGGACCGGAGCGGAGGTGCAGCGGCCGCTGGCGACGGTGGTGATTGGCGGGATCCTGTCCTCCACCGCGCTGACCTTGCTGGTGTTGCCGGCGTTGTATCAGTGGGCGTATCGGCGCGAGGAGGGGCAGGAGGGTTGA
- a CDS encoding efflux RND transporter periplasmic adaptor subunit, translating to MTNPRKIALLVAAVAVFGLAGLAWTGALGKASSAEALHDEHDDDGHEHAEQPAGESHDEEAGKLHLTRAQVEAAGVQLATAGPGELGSVISFPGEIRFDEDRTAHVVPRVPGVVETVQAELGQAVKRGQVLAVIASQQISDLRSEQQAAQRRLELARLTFEREQQLWQARISAEQDYLQARQALQEAEIAMANARQKVAAVGPAGAGNRYELRAPFDAVVVEKHLSVGEVVDAASNAFTLSDLSRVWATFAVAPRDLGKVVTGRHVTVSAPDLEAQVEGRVNYVGSLLGEQNRAATVRATLGNPNGAWRPGLFVNVAVSIERFNAAVVVPESALQTWEEQTVVFARTEEGFEARPVQTGRRDAGQVEVTGGLAAGTQVAAAGSFVLKSELGKGSAEHSH from the coding sequence ATGACTAACCCACGCAAGATCGCCCTTCTGGTCGCGGCGGTTGCCGTATTCGGCCTCGCTGGTCTGGCCTGGACCGGCGCCCTCGGCAAGGCTTCCAGTGCTGAAGCCCTGCACGATGAGCATGATGACGACGGCCACGAGCATGCTGAACAACCGGCTGGCGAAAGCCACGACGAGGAAGCGGGCAAGCTGCACCTGACTCGTGCCCAGGTCGAGGCTGCCGGTGTGCAACTGGCCACCGCCGGCCCTGGTGAACTGGGCTCCGTCATCAGCTTTCCGGGTGAGATCCGCTTCGACGAAGACCGTACGGCGCATGTCGTGCCACGCGTGCCAGGCGTGGTCGAGACGGTGCAAGCCGAGCTGGGCCAGGCGGTCAAGCGTGGCCAGGTGCTGGCAGTTATTGCCAGCCAGCAGATTTCCGATCTGCGCAGTGAACAGCAGGCCGCCCAGCGGCGCCTGGAACTGGCGCGCCTGACGTTCGAGCGCGAGCAACAGTTGTGGCAGGCACGCATCAGCGCCGAGCAGGACTACCTGCAAGCCCGCCAGGCGCTGCAGGAGGCCGAGATCGCCATGGCCAATGCCCGGCAGAAGGTTGCCGCCGTGGGCCCGGCAGGCGCCGGCAACCGCTATGAACTGCGTGCACCGTTCGATGCGGTGGTGGTGGAGAAGCACCTGTCCGTGGGTGAGGTGGTCGATGCGGCCAGCAACGCCTTCACCCTGTCCGACCTGAGCCGGGTCTGGGCCACCTTCGCCGTGGCCCCGCGTGATCTTGGCAAGGTGGTGACTGGCCGTCATGTCACGGTCAGCGCACCGGATCTGGAGGCCCAGGTCGAGGGCCGGGTGAACTATGTCGGCAGCCTGCTCGGCGAGCAGAACCGCGCCGCCACCGTGCGCGCCACCCTGGGCAACCCCAATGGTGCATGGCGCCCTGGGTTGTTCGTCAATGTCGCGGTCAGCATCGAACGCTTCAATGCCGCCGTGGTGGTACCGGAAAGCGCTCTGCAAACCTGGGAAGAGCAGACCGTGGTGTTTGCCCGTACCGAGGAAGGTTTCGAGGCTCGCCCGGTGCAGACCGGCCGCCGCGACGCTGGCCAGGTGGAAGTCACCGGCGGCCTGGCCGCCGGTACCCAGGTGGCCGCCGCCGGCAGCTTTGTCCTAAAGTCCGAGCTGGGCAAAGGCTCGGCCGAACACAGCCATTGA
- a CDS encoding TolC family protein, whose translation MPIPRKFVLLCLLLAGAASAQASPSLSLPQALAAAFANNPELAAAGQEIGIADGERRQAGLIPNPELAWEREDTRRDTSTTTVTLSQPLELGGKRGARIAVASASQAIAQLGLERQRNGLRADVVQAFHAALRAQTAVELAQQSQALTERGLRVAQGRVAAGQSAPVEATRAQVQLAQAVAAVRRAQTESSVAYQALARLTGSPQASFGQLQAANLSPGVAPSADALLGQVEQTAEWRLAAAQVEHGDASLFSEKALRIPNLTVSLGSQYSREDRERVNVVGLSMPLPLFDRNQGNVLAAARRADQARDLRNAVALRLRSETRSAVSQWAMAMEDVQAYDRTILPAAQQAVDTATRGFEMGKFAFLDVLDAQRTLIEARGLYLEALALASDARAQVERIYGDLDDLSKYPHSRSNND comes from the coding sequence GTGCCCATCCCCCGCAAGTTCGTCTTGCTCTGTCTGTTGCTGGCCGGCGCCGCCAGCGCCCAGGCCAGCCCGAGCCTGAGCCTGCCCCAGGCGCTGGCCGCCGCCTTTGCGAATAACCCGGAGCTGGCTGCGGCCGGCCAGGAAATCGGCATCGCCGACGGCGAACGGCGCCAGGCCGGGCTGATCCCCAACCCGGAGCTGGCCTGGGAGCGGGAGGACACCCGCCGCGATACCAGCACCACCACCGTCACCCTCAGCCAGCCACTGGAACTGGGCGGCAAGCGCGGCGCGCGCATCGCCGTGGCCAGCGCCAGCCAGGCCATTGCCCAGCTGGGCCTCGAGCGCCAGCGCAACGGCCTGCGCGCCGACGTGGTGCAGGCCTTCCACGCAGCCCTGCGCGCGCAAACTGCCGTGGAGCTGGCGCAGCAATCGCAGGCATTGACCGAGCGTGGGTTGCGGGTGGCGCAGGGACGCGTAGCAGCCGGCCAGTCGGCACCGGTGGAGGCCACTCGCGCCCAGGTGCAACTGGCTCAGGCCGTGGCCGCAGTGCGCCGCGCGCAAACTGAGAGCAGCGTGGCCTACCAGGCCCTGGCACGGTTGACCGGCAGTCCGCAGGCAAGCTTCGGGCAATTGCAGGCGGCCAACCTGTCCCCCGGTGTTGCGCCCAGCGCTGACGCTTTGCTCGGTCAGGTCGAGCAGACTGCCGAGTGGCGCCTGGCTGCCGCCCAGGTCGAGCACGGCGACGCGTCCCTCTTCTCGGAAAAGGCCCTGCGTATTCCCAACCTCACCGTCAGCCTCGGTAGCCAGTACAGCCGCGAAGACCGCGAGCGGGTCAATGTGGTTGGCCTGTCGATGCCTTTGCCGCTGTTCGACCGCAACCAGGGCAACGTGCTGGCCGCAGCCCGCCGGGCCGACCAGGCGCGGGATCTGCGTAATGCCGTGGCGCTGCGTCTGCGTAGTGAAACGCGCAGCGCTGTCAGCCAGTGGGCGATGGCCATGGAGGACGTGCAGGCCTATGACCGCACCATCCTGCCTGCTGCGCAGCAGGCAGTGGACACGGCCACTCGCGGCTTTGAAATGGGCAAGTTCGCCTTTCTCGACGTACTCGATGCCCAGCGCACGCTGATCGAGGCACGTGGGCTGTACCTCGAGGCGCTGGCCTTGGCGAGCGATGCACGGGCGCAGGTCGAGCGCATCTATGGCGACCTCGATGACCTCAGCAAATATCCGCACAGCAGGAGCAACAATGACTAA